Within Pseudomonas cichorii, the genomic segment CGGGCTTTGGTTATTAACCTTCGGCCTGTACTTCATCAGCCTGCATGCCTTTTTGGCCCTGCACGGCGACGAAGGTCACTTTCTGGCCTTCTTTCAGGCTCTTGAAGCCGTTACCTTGAATTGCGCGGAAATGTACGAACAGATCCGGACCGCTTTCTGGAGTGATAAAACCAAAACCTTTTTCGTCGTTGAACCACTTGACGGTGCCGCTCTGACGTTGGGACATTTTCTTATTTCCTTGACGCTTGAATTGGTGACAGCCTCTTTCACACGAAAGAGTACTGGGGCTGGTTGCAAGAAGTAAGAAACGTAGAACGGGATGTAGCAACGCTTTGAGCTACTGCCCAGGTCCAGATTCAGCGACCTATGCAAACACAGTCAGGAAACTCTACGCCAACTCTCGTTACAAAAACAAGCCCCGCTTTGCCCCTTGTTTTCATGCTCGTCAGAGAGCTGCAGGGATCTTTCAGTCAGGGTTTAAAACTGCCCGTTTATGGACCGTTTGTGCACTTTGTC encodes:
- a CDS encoding cold-shock protein; amino-acid sequence: MSQRQSGTVKWFNDEKGFGFITPESGPDLFVHFRAIQGNGFKSLKEGQKVTFVAVQGQKGMQADEVQAEG